The Radiobacillus deserti genomic interval GGAGGGATTTTATGAACGATTTTGAAAAAGATGTACAGTCTAAGAATCACGATATCCTTGACTCAGGAAAAGGCTTCGTTTTTTCATTTCTTTTCTTCATGATTATCTTCTTTATTGGTGTCATTGTAGATGTTATCGGTTCTTAAAAAACATATCTCGAATGAAAGAGACTGGCAGTTAGCAGTCTCTTTTTTGTGGAATAAGAAAATTCGCATGTAGTCTTTATCCTTATTCCATATGGATGATTATCGTGATGGAGCTCTTTTTGTATATTTCGGTTTCGCTTCTAATTAGCTTATGGAAGATGCTTAAAAAATGTTCCTTTTTCTTTTACAAATTCGTACGTAATCGCCCCATTTAGGTCTGTTCTTAAGATTGGAATGTCATATTTGTTTAACAATTCTATAACATCCCTACTCGGATGGCCGTACCTATTATCTTTGCCTACGGAAACCATTGCTTTCTTTGGCTTAATCTGTTTAATCCATTGTTCAGATGTTGATGTTTGACTTCCGTGATGGGCAACCTTTAACACATCCGTTTGTAGTTTGGGATATTCCTTCAG includes:
- a CDS encoding YqzM family protein, which translates into the protein MNDFEKDVQSKNHDILDSGKGFVFSFLFFMIIFFIGVIVDVIGS